The Solibacillus sp. FSL W7-1464 genome contains a region encoding:
- a CDS encoding rhodanese-like domain-containing protein: MEGIITLLAMVGIIAMIVRFMPKKGVKYITTKELQPLLDDKKYVFVDVRTEKEYKEAHIPQFINRPLGTYLGDLPKDRPIVVICQSGARSNKACKELVKLGYTDITNVRRGMNGLRAG, encoded by the coding sequence ATGGAAGGGATTATTACACTTCTTGCAATGGTGGGAATTATTGCAATGATCGTGCGTTTTATGCCGAAAAAAGGCGTGAAATATATTACGACAAAAGAACTGCAGCCTTTACTGGACGATAAAAAGTATGTATTTGTGGATGTCCGGACAGAAAAAGAATATAAAGAGGCCCACATTCCTCAGTTTATTAATCGCCCTCTTGGAACGTATTTAGGGGATTTGCCGAAAGACCGGCCAATTGTTGTCATTTGCCAAAGTGGTGCGCGCAGTAATAAAGCGTGCAAGGAACTTGTAAAGCTCGGTTATACCGATATAACAAATGTTCGCCGAGGTATGAATGGACTGCGTGCAGGTTAA
- a CDS encoding metallophosphoesterase yields MKKLLKLIIFIGVVYLFLYINNNWLVTTDYVHESNKIPASFDGYRITQVTDLHDATFGENQSRLVKKVRATKPDAIFITGDLVDSRRYDLENSLHAVRQLVDITDVYYVLGNHEVALNLTDEIYSALNGLGVHVMPNDAVQLERDGEHIVIAGIEDPLMGKEVGQSIDEALYNMDPDAFKVLLSHRPELFETYVEKGIDLVFTGHAHGGQIRLPLFGGLFAPTQGFMPKYTAGIYEEQETEMIVNRGLGNSLFPYRIFNLPEIYAVELKKES; encoded by the coding sequence TTGAAAAAGTTATTGAAATTAATCATTTTTATAGGTGTTGTCTATCTATTTTTATATATAAATAATAATTGGCTTGTCACGACCGATTATGTACATGAATCAAATAAAATTCCGGCGAGTTTTGATGGATACCGGATTACCCAAGTGACCGATCTTCATGATGCGACATTCGGGGAAAATCAGTCACGGTTAGTAAAAAAAGTGCGGGCTACCAAACCTGATGCTATTTTCATAACGGGTGATCTAGTCGATAGCCGCCGCTATGACCTGGAAAACAGCTTGCATGCTGTCCGCCAGTTAGTCGATATTACGGACGTGTACTATGTGCTGGGTAACCACGAAGTTGCATTGAATTTAACAGATGAAATTTATTCGGCTTTAAATGGACTCGGTGTCCATGTAATGCCGAATGATGCGGTACAGCTGGAGCGTGACGGAGAACACATCGTCATTGCAGGTATTGAGGATCCGTTAATGGGAAAAGAAGTCGGCCAGTCGATTGATGAAGCCCTTTACAATATGGATCCGGACGCATTTAAAGTGTTATTGTCGCACCGTCCCGAGCTGTTTGAAACATATGTTGAAAAGGGAATTGATTTAGTGTTTACAGGGCATGCACATGGCGGCCAAATCCGCCTGCCACTTTTCGGCGGACTTTTTGCGCCAACACAAGGTTTCATGCCAAAATACACGGCGGGGATTTATGAAGAGCAGGAAACGGAAATGATCGTAAACAGAGGGTTGGGGAACAGTCTGTTTCCTTATCGAATTTTTAATCTTCCTGAAATCTATGCCGTTGAGCTGAAAAAGGAAAGCTAG
- a CDS encoding alanyl-tRNA editing protein — protein sequence MKNLFYYEDAMMKEFTAQVVKTGKDETGNFIVLDNTAFYPTGGGQPHDTGWINEAEITDVEKIGEEIRHYTPADVSNISGEISGKLHWSRRFDHMQQHAGQHILTAAFVELFDMATVSFHLGTELVTIDLNVGEVSEDQLAAVEKLANEIILENRPIETKWVTKEELAQYNLRKDVKVDEDIRLVIIPDYDYNGCGGTHPTSTGQVGLLKILATEKMKKQIRVHFVCGNRVLQQLAMRKQVLSDVARQLSAPEEEAADALRKFAKTAKQTEKSLTEAQDALLEFEAKELANETVAAATFENRSIQSLQKLARFITQQNGEAIALLVANNEDKLQFVAARGSEQTKSMKDISAAALPLINGKGGGNDALVQGGGEKTVSVEALIEAMKDAVQ from the coding sequence TTGAAAAATCTATTTTATTACGAAGATGCAATGATGAAGGAATTCACGGCACAGGTTGTAAAAACAGGTAAAGACGAAACAGGAAATTTCATCGTACTGGACAATACGGCATTTTACCCTACTGGTGGCGGGCAACCCCATGATACCGGCTGGATTAATGAAGCGGAAATTACTGATGTTGAGAAGATTGGTGAGGAAATTCGTCATTATACGCCAGCCGATGTGTCGAATATTTCCGGGGAAATATCCGGGAAACTTCATTGGTCGCGCCGGTTCGACCATATGCAACAACATGCAGGTCAACATATTTTAACAGCCGCCTTTGTTGAACTGTTCGATATGGCGACAGTAAGCTTCCACTTAGGAACAGAGCTTGTCACAATTGATTTAAATGTTGGTGAAGTATCTGAAGATCAGTTGGCGGCAGTGGAAAAACTTGCTAATGAAATCATTTTGGAAAACCGTCCAATTGAAACAAAATGGGTGACAAAAGAGGAATTAGCGCAATATAACTTACGGAAAGATGTAAAAGTCGACGAAGACATCCGGCTAGTCATTATCCCTGACTATGACTACAACGGCTGTGGCGGTACACATCCTACTTCTACCGGACAAGTAGGCTTGTTGAAGATTTTAGCTACAGAGAAAATGAAGAAGCAGATTCGCGTGCATTTCGTCTGCGGTAATCGCGTATTACAGCAGCTGGCTATGCGTAAACAGGTTTTAAGCGATGTGGCACGCCAATTGAGCGCACCGGAAGAGGAAGCTGCTGATGCGTTGCGCAAATTCGCGAAAACGGCCAAGCAAACAGAGAAGAGTTTAACGGAAGCCCAAGATGCCCTTCTTGAATTTGAAGCAAAAGAATTGGCAAACGAAACCGTTGCTGCAGCGACATTCGAAAACCGGTCGATTCAAAGCCTGCAGAAGCTGGCTCGTTTTATTACACAGCAAAATGGTGAAGCAATTGCCCTGCTCGTTGCCAATAATGAAGACAAGCTACAATTTGTTGCGGCGCGAGGCAGTGAGCAAACTAAATCGATGAAAGATATTTCTGCAGCTGCTTTACCGCTCATTAATGGTAAAGGCGGCGGAAATGATGCACTTGTGCAAGGCGGCGGTGAAAAGACTGTGTCGGTAGAAGCGCTCATTGAGGCTATGAAAGATGCCGTTCAATAA
- a CDS encoding helix-turn-helix domain-containing protein, translating to MIFSERLKKEREKRGWSQADLAEKIHVSRQSVSKWETGKNYPNIEVIIDLSDLFGITIDEMLRSDGELKEKVIRDSKKLAYPKWKAFFDSVFLLGAFLLVVKLIIMGLNHFAGMDVIIPEGLPKILSNFLPLALMVIGGIGADQLKTKYID from the coding sequence ATGATTTTTAGTGAACGATTAAAAAAAGAGCGAGAAAAAAGAGGTTGGTCACAAGCGGATCTTGCCGAAAAAATTCATGTTAGTCGCCAATCCGTTTCTAAATGGGAAACCGGGAAGAACTATCCGAATATTGAAGTAATCATTGATTTGAGTGATTTGTTTGGCATCACGATCGATGAAATGTTGAGGAGTGACGGAGAATTGAAAGAAAAAGTAATTCGAGATAGTAAGAAATTGGCGTATCCGAAATGGAAAGCGTTCTTTGATAGCGTGTTTTTATTGGGAGCATTTTTATTGGTCGTAAAACTGATTATTATGGGCTTAAATCATTTTGCCGGTATGGATGTTATCATTCCTGAAGGCTTACCAAAAATCCTATCGAACTTCTTGCCGTTAGCTTTAATGGTAATCGGCGGGATCGGTGCGGACCAGCTGAAAACTAAATATATTGATTAA
- a CDS encoding DUF6509 family protein, with product MNITQFSIEEILDPTKIIEGKRYEFLLDVEVDEEDELYSAAGLEIRVIVGVIDDNVRIVNYFIIDKANNEFLDFALEEDEEAMILAFCKTELSADSNETEAE from the coding sequence ATGAATATTACGCAATTTTCAATAGAAGAAATTTTAGATCCGACAAAAATTATTGAAGGTAAGCGTTATGAGTTTTTATTAGATGTAGAAGTGGATGAGGAAGATGAGCTATATTCCGCTGCAGGTCTGGAAATTCGCGTAATCGTTGGGGTAATTGATGACAATGTACGCATCGTGAACTATTTTATTATTGATAAAGCCAATAATGAGTTTTTGGATTTTGCATTGGAAGAAGACGAAGAAGCGATGATTTTAGCGTTTTGCAAAACGGAATTGTCTGCTGATTCAAATGAAACAGAAGCTGAATAA